TTCAAAACATCTCGCACTACACGGTTTTGACGCTGATTAATCCGTACCCAAAACCTGATCCGCTCGATGATCAGTGCCACACCCAATACCGAAAACGCCAACAGGGGCCACATGACCACACCGCCTGCTGCAAACAAATTCTGAATTCCCATGTAGTGCCTCTATAACATCATCCACAATACAAAATCAGACTACCAGAATCTAGTTCAAAGCTGAAACTTTTTCTCAATAAAATATAAAATATAATGATAACTTTTTCAAATGTAGCCATCATGATTTTTATTTAATTGTTCGTTTGCTTTGCATAAAAAAATTTAATTGGATTGAAACAAAAATTAATTTTGTTCAAATACCATGATATTGGTGGTTTTAAAAGATGTTTTTGCTAGTGAAGGGTTCCGTAAGGCGATCGCAATTAATTTTAATTTTTGACTTGATATTTGTAACCTTGCATTCTAAGATGGCTAAATTAGTGAGAATAGGTAGCAATAGCTATGAGTTTTTCTGGCATTACTGTCGAGCAACGTTCCAAAGAAGTTGAGGCTCTCAAGTCTTTTCTGACTTACAGTCTGATAGGTTCACTGGCGCTGCATATCGGCGTATTGTCATCAGGCATAGGTAATTATTTGACGAGAGTGCCTAAAGAAGAAGATGAAGCGATAGAGTTAGCGATCGTCGATTCTCCGGCTGTGGAAGCAGAAAAACCGCTTGAAAAAATTCCAGAAGAACCCAAAAAAGAACCTGAAGTTGTTCAAAAACAATCTATAGAAACTCCACAAGTACAAAAACCAGTACAAGAATTGATTGAAAGATCGACAATTCAACCAGTTCAACAACCGCAACAAACTATTCAAAACCCACAGCCAGTTCAACAACAACCACAACAAACAACTCAAAACCCACAGCCAGTAAATAGGGAAATTGCTCCCAAACCATTCGTCCCTGTGACAACTGTTGCTCCTCAGAGTGGTGGTGGTGGTGGCGGTGGCGGCTCTGGTGTTGGTTTAGGCTCAGGTAGTGGTATTGCTGTAGGTACAAGCAGCGGTACTGGCGCTGGTGGAGGAACTGGCACTGGCTCTGGTGGTGGCATTGGCAGTGGTACTGGCACTGGTGTTGGCTCAGGAATTGGCTCAGGTACTGGTAATCAAACAGAAAATCGTCCGCCAGTAGCAACAGCGCCAACAGCACCAACACCTCCAAAAATTAACAGTTCAGGTAATGGTAATGGTCGTGCAGCCTGCCGCGAATGTAATGCCAAATATCCAGAAGCTGCAAGGCAGCGAGGAGTTGAAGGCAGAGTAGAAGTAGCTGTCGATACTGATGCACAAGGCAATGTTACCAATGTTCGGGTTGCTCGCTCCAGTGGAAACCGCGATTTGGATGAAGAAACTGTAAGACAGGCGCGTGACTGGAAATTAAAACCCGCAGAAGGTGGTAGACAAGGGGTATCAATAGCCACTGAATTTGCCATACAAGGTTCACGGCGATCGCGCCAAGTTCAAGAACGGAAAAGACAAAGAGAAGCACAAGAGAGAACCCAACAGACAACGGCTGCTAACTCCACAAATTCCACAGAAGAAGCTCCAAAACGTAGACGCAGAGAGTTGACACCACCTTCATCTAATGAAGTTAGAGCTACAAGACCAGCAATATCTGGATTTAGTAGACGATTGGAACCTCAAACAGCGGAAAGTACTCCTACCAACTCATCATCTGGAGCTAGCACAACTCGCACTCAAGGAACTGCTAGAGAGTCTTTACGCCGCATCCGGCGTGAGCAAACAGCTAACGATTCATCACAAAAGCCACAACCAACCGCAAATAGGCGGCGGCGAAGAGATAACGCTAACCAGAATAAATTGCGGGACTCGTTGCGCCGTTTACGCCAACAACCTCAATCGCAACCTACTGCACCGCCTGCTACAAGTCAGGAGTAGAGATGTAAAAGTATTACGTCTCTAGAAGGATGTAGAATTTCCTGATTTTTTGTCAGTATTTCAACAGGTACGGTTATTGCGTAGGCGTAGCCCGTCGTAGACATCGCACATTGCTATAAAACCGAACCTGCTGAACTTGAAGGTTGATTTAGTCTAATAACTAGGAAGCTTGAGATTGAGCTTTGTGCAATTTAAGATTGCTTAACAACCCATTTTATCAGCTGTTCGCAAGCTAAGAAGCTTGAGATTGAGCCTCCTAAGACAAAATAGTTCATCTTAGAGGTGATAGTTATGCCACTGGTGCGTTGGAACCCATTCCGGGATAGTGAACGTTTAGAACCATTTCGGGATACTGAATCTTGGGAACCATTCCGAGAAATCGACACCTTGCAGAGGCAAATGAATCGTTTATTTGACAGATTGATGCCAACTACTAATGGTGGTGAGAGGTCTGGATTTATATTTAGTCCTGCTGCTGAACTAGAAGAAACTGATGATGCAATTCGCTTGAGACTAGAAGTACCTGGTCTAGAAGCAAAAGATATCAATGTAGAAGCAACTCCCGAATCAATTTCGATTACCGGTGAGCGTAAAACTGAAACCAAGAGTGAAGAAAACGGTATTACTCGGTCTGAGTTCCGTTATGGGAAATTTCAGAGGGTAATCCCCTTACCTTCCCAAATTCAAAATGACAAAGTGCAAGCTGAGTACAAAAATGGTATTCTCCAGTTAACTTTGCCGAAAGCGGAATCAGAAAAACACAAAGCCGTCAAAGTCAATCTTGGTTAATTCAATTCAACATTCGGGAGTCTTGGACTTTCTCTGATATTTTGATTAGCGATGAGAACCGCCTTCTTAAAAACGGGAGGTGGTTCTTCTTTATACATAAATTGTTTTGCTACTCCTAACCCATCTACTATGGGGAAGAGGGCTTAAAAGTGGTCTACTTTATATAATTGGCAATTATACACACTGGTAATAACTTGATTTTTCCATCAATAAAAGTAGAAGCGAATAATCTTGCACTCCCCTATGCTCAATTTCCCTGATGAGGTCGATGAAAATCGTTTCTACATCCAGATGAATCAAAATCAGGGACTGAAGGATACTCTGGTAAGATTTAATTCACAGTCTATTCAAGCACCTCCAAAAGGTCTTTAAGAAACTATTGTCGAAGTGTAATCTTATCCAGCCAAACTAGTTTATGCTTGCCTTTTCTTGGCAAGATTATTCTGATATGTGCTTTTCAATTTACAACACTGGCATGATTGAGAGAGATTGTGCTTTAGTTAAAGACTACCCATTTGTATCGAAAGTGCATCACATCAGGCAACAGCAGCTAGTTATAGGCAGTGGGAATTGTATTCACAATCAAGCATCATAGAAATGGTGGTAGTTTTTCCTCATCATCAACTATATGCTGAGATGATAGTCAATGGCTAACTCTCAAGTTGCTCATCTGTACTTTATGTTCAATGTCAAATTCACTGATTTGAATAAAACTTCTACATAAACACACACTGATGCAGTTTGATTTGCTTGAATAGCTATATTGATAGGACGTTGATCCGAAGGCAATTCACAATCCTGATTATGGCAAGTAAATTCATTGATGTTAGAGAATACACTGTCAGGGCGCACAAAAGACAGATTCATACTCGTGTTTTCCAGTTTGTCTGTAAAGAGTGTAACGATCTGACAAAACGCGAGACGTTCGGGCCTCGACCTTTATATTGTGAAAGATGTCGCCCTCCCCAAGCGCCGAAGAAATCCCAACCAACATCTCACAAAGCAAAACCCAGACCAATGTCTTACAAAAGTGACATCGATTTAAATTGATTGAAGCCTTATGACTCAAAATGGACAATTAGAACCACCTCCGGGCACTTTTCTTTCACCACTGTTGGAATTACGAGACTATTATGCTCGCCTCACGGAAGAGTATGAACGCCTTTTTGTGCAGGCGCGATCGCAACTCGATCATGTAGAAGCGTTGTTGTCTAACTGGTCTTTTTCTGACCCCAACAAGCAAATATCAAGACTGGCGGCGGCTGATGAAACCTCAAATGTTTCCCCAGAAGGCTCTCTGCGGTTTTTATCACCTCTTGATGACATCAACGAAATCAACTTAGTGGAGTCTCTACAGTCAGAACCCACAGACTCGGATAAGGTTGAGATCGACAATTCCTTTTCTGCTGTTGTTGATACAAAAGAGAGAAAACTTCCAACTACATCGCCAGATGCAAAGATAGCCTCAGAGAACAACGATAGTTCAACGAAGGTGGCAGAAATTCCCATGCTACCCCAGTACAATCACGCTATCTCCCGAATGGAAGCCATTAAACAGCTATTGCAAGAGCAGATAGGCACTGTCTGTCATATCGATTTCATCGTGCGATCGCTTTATGGAGAGTTAGATTCCAATTTATTCAAAGTAGTTAAAGGTAGGGTTCAATCTTCCCTCACCCAAGGTAGAGAAAGGAATTACTGGGTAACTATTCCCGATGAGCCAGGTTGTTATACTCTGGATTTAAATTTGGTAGCCCCAAGTAAACGCAATGGTGCTTCTAGAAACAAAAATAAGAAGCCTTTTGTACCCCCGCCAAAAGCAGTACCGATGCTCAAAGCCTTTGAGGGTCAATTTTTAATTGATGCTCTCACCTCTCTGTTTGAAGAAAATCCAGGTAAAGTTTTCAGTGTTGCTGAAGTCATTGCCGGAATTTATGGAGAACTAGATTCTCAGCAAATTAGAGAGATCAAAAATAAGGTGTTGAATGAATTATCTAGAGGTTATCGGACAGGCAGATTCTCTAGGGTTCCTAACGAAATTGGCTTCTATACTTGGGACTCCAATCTGATATCGAAGGCTCGTTAAATGGGCATGGGGCATGGGGCATGGGGCATTGGGAAGAATTTACTCCCTTATCTCCCCCATCTCCCTCATCTACCCCATCTCCCTATCCCAAAACTATCCCAAAAACAGCTTGTATGCGGGATTCTTGTTTTCATCCCAATAGCGATAGCCCAAGTTATCGAGAAAAGCTTGCCACTCTTCCATCTCGTGAGGAGGAACTTGGATACCAACTACAATTCGTCCGTAGTCTGCACCGTTGTTACGGTAGTGAAAAAGACTAATATTCCAGGCTGGACTCATAGAAGTCACAAATTTCATCAATGCGCCGGGACGTTCGGGAAACTCAAAACGGTAGAGTAATTCATTTTGAGCCAGGGGAGAGTGCCCACCCACCATGTGCCGCAGATGTAATTTAGTTAGTTCGTCGTCTGTTAAATCAAGAGTTTCAAATCCTTGAGCTTCAAAGGTTTCTACCATCTTTGCAGCATCAGCACGGTTTTGAATTTGCACACCTACAAAAATATGGGCTGTTTTTTCATCAGCAATGCGATAATTAAACTCAGTAAGATTACGGTTGCCAATACATTCACAAAACTGGCGAATACTTCCCCGTTCTTCAGGAATTGTGACTGCAAAGATTGCTTCCCGACGTTCGCCTAACTGGGCCCGTTCTGCCACGAATCGGAGACGATCAAAATTCATGTTTGCACCACAGGCTACGGCAATTAAGGTTTGTCCCTCAATTTGTTCTCGTTCTGCGTAGGCTTTGGCAGCTGCGATCGCTAATGCACCGGCTGGCTCTAAAATTGATCGCGTATCCTCAAACACGTCTTTAATCGCAGCACAAGTATCATCAGTATCCACCAAAATGATTTCATCTACATACTGCTGACATAAACGGAAGGTTTCTTCACCTACTTCTCGCACCGCCACACCATCAGCAAATAACCCCACTTGAGACAAACGCACCCG
The Nostoc punctiforme PCC 73102 genome window above contains:
- a CDS encoding energy transducer TonB; protein product: MSFSGITVEQRSKEVEALKSFLTYSLIGSLALHIGVLSSGIGNYLTRVPKEEDEAIELAIVDSPAVEAEKPLEKIPEEPKKEPEVVQKQSIETPQVQKPVQELIERSTIQPVQQPQQTIQNPQPVQQQPQQTTQNPQPVNREIAPKPFVPVTTVAPQSGGGGGGGGSGVGLGSGSGIAVGTSSGTGAGGGTGTGSGGGIGSGTGTGVGSGIGSGTGNQTENRPPVATAPTAPTPPKINSSGNGNGRAACRECNAKYPEAARQRGVEGRVEVAVDTDAQGNVTNVRVARSSGNRDLDEETVRQARDWKLKPAEGGRQGVSIATEFAIQGSRRSRQVQERKRQREAQERTQQTTAANSTNSTEEAPKRRRRELTPPSSNEVRATRPAISGFSRRLEPQTAESTPTNSSSGASTTRTQGTARESLRRIRREQTANDSSQKPQPTANRRRRRDNANQNKLRDSLRRLRQQPQSQPTAPPATSQE
- a CDS encoding Hsp20/alpha crystallin family protein — translated: MPLVRWNPFRDSERLEPFRDTESWEPFREIDTLQRQMNRLFDRLMPTTNGGERSGFIFSPAAELEETDDAIRLRLEVPGLEAKDINVEATPESISITGERKTETKSEENGITRSEFRYGKFQRVIPLPSQIQNDKVQAEYKNGILQLTLPKAESEKHKAVKVNLG
- the ilvA gene encoding threonine ammonia-lyase, biosynthetic encodes the protein MYCDYLIQILTARVYDVAQETPLEYAPNLSARLNNQLLLKREDMQSVFSFKLRGAYNKMVQLPPDILAQGVIAASAGNHAQGVALAANRLGTKAIIVMPITTPQVKVDAVRMRGGAVVLHGNTYDDAYSYARELEVEKGLTFIHPFDDPHVIAGQGTIGMEILRQYQQPIHAIFVAIGGGGLISGIGAYVKRLRPEIKIIGVEPVDADAMSQSLKAGHRVRLSQVGLFADGVAVREVGEETFRLCQQYVDEIILVDTDDTCAAIKDVFEDTRSILEPAGALAIAAAKAYAEREQIEGQTLIAVACGANMNFDRLRFVAERAQLGERREAIFAVTIPEERGSIRQFCECIGNRNLTEFNYRIADEKTAHIFVGVQIQNRADAAKMVETFEAQGFETLDLTDDELTKLHLRHMVGGHSPLAQNELLYRFEFPERPGALMKFVTSMSPAWNISLFHYRNNGADYGRIVVGIQVPPHEMEEWQAFLDNLGYRYWDENKNPAYKLFLG